A stretch of Apostichopus japonicus isolate 1M-3 chromosome 9, ASM3797524v1, whole genome shotgun sequence DNA encodes these proteins:
- the LOC139973311 gene encoding carbohydrate sulfotransferase 14-like, which translates to MISTLVTWKMCVGLYNNNMKGAKKFTRKFGVFVMLNVFCCILVYSNLPDKTVRKIPPGFKNVYARYDLSKKNECDYNCQTQVQQYRKDTLTEVCAEMGRHSPYGEKQLHAYDVMRLHLDHIYVIDSMQLMFCAIPKAGSSNWKRVILALTGAIDDVKSIHQYNIHNTIAAKGTLLSDYSFRDVLHRVRNYKKFVFVRDPFVRLLSAYRNKLERAASPFRRKFGPRIKKTWLAKLRGISRFNVSFTEFADYLRNQRNTLMTGPEEHWREMYRLCEPCSIGYDFIGKMESIDRDAQYVFDNVINVTENSKIYFMNSSANIHVTGSSDETIFDKYYHSLPDATIQGLLQRYKPDFRLFGYDVPVVSKPNYTKR; encoded by the exons ATGATATCAACGCTTGTTACGTGGAAGATGTGTGTAGGCTTGTATAACAACAATATGAAGGGAGCTAAGaagtttactcgaaaatttggGGTTTTCGTGATGTTAAATGTTTTTTGCTGTATTCTTGTTTATTCAAATTTACCAg ATAAAACAGTGAGAAAAATTCCTCCAGGTTTTAAGAATGTATATGCGAGGTACGATCTGTCCAAAAAG AATGAATGCGATTACAATTGTCAAACACAAGTTCAGCAATACAGGAAAGATACCTTGACCGAAGTCTGCGCTGAGATGGGGCGTCATAGCCCGTACGGGGAGAAACAATTACACGCGTATGACGTCATGAGACTTCATTTAGATCACATCTACGTCATTGATAGCATGCAGTTGATGTTCTGTGCTATCCCAAAGGCGGGCTCCTCCAATTGGAAAAGAGTTATTCTAGCTCTGACAGGGGCGATCGATGACGTGAAATCGATTCATCAATATAACATTCATAACACGATTGCCGCTAAAGGAACCCTGCTTAGCGATTATTCTTTCCGTGATGTGTTACACAGAGTCCGGAATTATAAGAAATTTGTCTTTGTTCGAGATCCCTTTGTGCGGTTATTATCAGCATATCGTAACAAATTAGAAAGAGCCGCATCACCATTTCGACGGAAATTTGGGCCTCGCATTAAGAAAACTTGGTTAGCAAAATTGAGAGGGATTTCCAGGTTTAATGTTTCATTTACGGAGTTTGCAGACTATTTACGTAACCAAAGGAACACATTAATGACAGGACCAGAGGAACATTGGAGGGAGATGTATCGGTTATGTGAACCGTGTTCGATCGGATACGATTTTATCGGCAAAATGGAGTCGATAGACCGCGATGCTCAGTACGTCTTTGATAATGTCATCAACGTCACCGAAAATTCTAAAATTTACTTTATGAATTCGTCAGCAAATATTCATGTGACTGGTAGCTCTGACGAAACGATATTCGATAAATATTACCATTCTCTGCCAGATGCGACAATACAAGGTCTCCTCCAGCGATACAAGCCTGATTTTCGATTATTTGGCTACGACGTTCCCGTGGTATCAAAACCCAACTATACCAAACGGTAA